The sequence below is a genomic window from Streptomyces sudanensis.
CCTCCGTGGTCTGGTGTTCCCATTCCACCGAACCGGCGGCGCGAAAGCGTCAGACCACGGGATCAACCCGGCGTACCTCTCCGGGATGACCCCGTCTCAGGGTCCTCCCCCAGGAGGTCCCGCACGCCCCGCACCCGCAAGGGGCCCCGTACGCCCGGAGGTTCGTCCGGTGCGCGCACGGACGGGCCGGCACGTCCGCGGGAAGGTCCCGCGCGCCCGGGGCCTTCCCGTACGCGCCGGGGGACCCGCATCCGCGCCCCGTCCCCGTACCGCGCGGGCGGGCGCACCCGGTTCAGCGCGCCCGGTGCACCACGAGGTCGCACAGCTCGGCGAGCGCGGCCTTCGCGTACCCGTCCGGCAGCGGGGCCAGCATCGCCCGCGCCTCGTGCGCGTACCGGACCGTGTCGCGGCGGGCCATCTCCAGCGCGGGGTGGACGCGCAGCCGGCGCAGCACCTCGGCGTGCCTCGCGTCGTCCGTCAGGTCGCCTTCGAGGAGCCGGACCAGCTCCACGTCCTCGGCCCGGCCGTTCCGCTCCGCCAGCGCGCGCAGGTGGAGGACCGGCAGGGTGGCGATGCCCTCGCGCAGGTCGGTGCCCGGCGTCTTGCCGGACTCGTGGGAGTCCGAGGCGATGTCCAGGACGTCGTCGGCCAGCTGGAACGCCACGCCCAGCCGCTCGCCGTACTGCGTCAGGACCTCCGTGAACCGGTCCCCGGCACCCGCCATCATCGCGCCGAACCGGCCGGAGACGGCGACCAGCGAGCCGGTCTTGCCGGCGATGACGTCCAGGTAGTGCTCGACCGGGTCGCTCCCGTCCCGGGGCCCCGCGGTCTCCAGGATCTGCCCCGTGACCAGCCGCTCGAACGCCTCCGCCTGGACGCGCACCGCCTCGGGGCCGAGGTCCGCCAGGACGTGCGAGGCGCGCGAGAAGAGGAAGTCGCCCGTGAGGACGGCGACCGAGTTGCCCCAGCGCGTGTTGGCGCTGTCCACCCCGCGCCGCACGAGCGCCTCGTCCATCACGTCGTCGTGGTACAGCGTGGCCAGGTGGGTGAGCTCGACCACCACGGCCGCGGGGACGACGCCGGGCGCGTGCGGGTCGCCGAACTGCGCGGCGAGCATCACCAGGAGTGGCCGGAACCGCTTGCCGCCCGCCCGCACCAGGTGCTGCGCCGCCTCCGTGATGAACGGCACGTCGCTCTTGGTGGCGTCGAGCAGCCCGGCCTCGACGGCCGCCAGCCCGGTCTGGACATCGGCTTCGAGGGCCTGGTCCCGCACGCTCAGCCCGAACGGCCCGACTGCGGTCACGAGGGGGTCTCCTGTCTGCGGACGATCACACGGATTGCCGGTGTGTCGCTGGATTCACTCACGTCAGCGTATCCGGTCCGGTTTGGATCGCCGTGGGCGCCTTCCCGCCACCCCTGTCATGTCCGCGGTCTCCGGACATGGCCGAAACCCGCCTGTGGAAGGGGGTCGCCGCAGGCACCCCGGGCCCGCCCGGCAGGGGTGGGGGGGGGCTCCCGCCGCCGTCGGCGCCGGCTCCCT
It includes:
- a CDS encoding polyprenyl synthetase family protein — encoded protein: MTAVGPFGLSVRDQALEADVQTGLAAVEAGLLDATKSDVPFITEAAQHLVRAGGKRFRPLLVMLAAQFGDPHAPGVVPAAVVVELTHLATLYHDDVMDEALVRRGVDSANTRWGNSVAVLTGDFLFSRASHVLADLGPEAVRVQAEAFERLVTGQILETAGPRDGSDPVEHYLDVIAGKTGSLVAVSGRFGAMMAGAGDRFTEVLTQYGERLGVAFQLADDVLDIASDSHESGKTPGTDLREGIATLPVLHLRALAERNGRAEDVELVRLLEGDLTDDARHAEVLRRLRVHPALEMARRDTVRYAHEARAMLAPLPDGYAKAALAELCDLVVHRAR